One Streptomyces dangxiongensis genomic window, AGGCGTCGAACACCAAGGTGCACCGGGAACTGTGATGCCCCCTGACAGTCAGCCAGTCGGCTGACTGACTGAGACGTCACTCTATAGTCAGTCAGGTGACGAACTCAGTGGACCGGCGGGTACGGGCGTCCCAGAAGCGGCGGCGGCTCACGGCGGCGGCGGCCCGGGTCCTGCACGGGCAGGGTGTGGAGCGCACCACCCTCGCCGACATCGCGCGCGAGGCCGGCGTCCCGGCCGGGAACGTCTACTACTACTTCAAGACCAAGGACGAGCTGGTCCGGGCCGCACTCTCGGAGCACCGCGCCCACCTGGACGAACTCACCGCCGCGCTGGAGGAGTCGGCGGACCCGCGCGACCGCCTCAAGGGCCTGGTCAAGGCCTGGGTCGACCAGCGCGAGACCGCCGCCCGCCACGGCTGCCCCACCGGCACCCTGGCCGTCGAACTCGGCAAACGCGCCGACGGCACCCTGGACGCGGAGGCCGGCGCGGTGATCCGGCACCTGCTGGACTGGGCCGCCGCGCAGTTCCGCGCACTGGCCCTGCCCGCACCGGACGACCTCGCCCTCACCCTGGTCTCGGCCTACCAGGGCATGTCCCTGCTGGCCAACGCCCTGCGCGACCCGACGGTCATGACCCGCGAGGGCGCCCGGCTGCTGCGCTGGCTGGACGCCCTCGGGGGGCCGGACGGACCCGACGGCCCCGGCGCGCGGTGATCAGCCCTTCACGCAGACGACCTGCTTCAGCTTCGCCACGACCTGGACCAGATCCCGCTGCTGGTCGATGACCTGCTCGATCGGCTTGTAGGCGGCCGGGATCTCGTCCACGACGCCGGAGTCCTTGCGGCACTCCACGCCCCGGGTCTGCTCCTCCAGGTCCTGCGCCGAGAAGCGCCGCTTGGCCGCGTTGCGGCTCATGCGCCGGCCCGCGCCGTGGGACGCGGAGTTGAAGGCCAGCTCGTTGCCGAGGCCCCGCACGATGTACGACCCCGTGCCCATCGAGCCGGGGATGATCCCGTACTCGCCGGAGCCGGCCCGGATCGCGCCCTTACGGGTCACGAGCAGGTCCATGCCGTCGTAGCGCTCCTCCGACACGTAGTTGTGGTGGCAGGAGATCTCCGGCTCGAAGACCGGCCGGGCCTTCTTGAACTCCTTGCGGACCACGTCCTTCAGGAGCGCCATCATGAGCGTGCGGTTGTACTTGGCGTACTCCTGGGCCCAGAAGAGGTCGTTGCGGTAGGCCGCCATCTGCGGGGTGTCCGCCACGAAGATGGCGAGGTCGCGGTCGACGAGGCCCTGGTTGTGCGGGAGTTGCCGGGCGACGCCGATGTGGTGCTCGGCGAGTTCCTTGCCGATGTTGCGGGAGCCGGAGTGGAGCATGAGCCAGACGGAGTCGTCGTCACTCACGCAGACCTCGACGAAGTGGTTGCCCGAACCGAGCGTCCCCATCTGCGCGACCGCCCGGCTCCTGCGGAAGTGCACCGCGTCCGCGACCCCGTCGAACCGGCCCCAGAAGTCCTCCCACCCGGACGTGGCCAGCCCGTGGAAGCCGCCCGGCTCGACCGGGTCCTCGTGCATCCCGCGTCCGACCGGGATGGCCTGCTCGATCTTCGACCGCAGCCGCGACAGGTCCCCGGGGAGGTCGCCCGCGGTGAGCGACGTCCGCACCGCGGACATGCCGCAGCCGATGTCCACGCCGACCGCCGCCGGGCACACCGCGTCCTGCATCGCGATGACCGACCCGACCGTCGCGCCCTTGCCGTAGTGCACGTCCGGCATCACGGCCAGACCCTTGATCCACGGCAGGGTCGCCACGTTCTGGAGCTGGCGCAGGGCCACGTCCTCGACCGCCGCCGGGTCCGTCCACATCCGGATCGGCGTCCTAGCACCCGGTATCTCCACGTACGACATACGTTCCTCATTCCCCCGGAACCGACAAAAAAGGCTAAAAGGCCATAAGCAGCAGAACGCAAAAGCGGCGCCGAGGTCGATGAAATGGGACAGGGGACCGGCGTCCGAGGCAGTGCGTGCGATACACATTGTCTCCAGTGGACGCCCCGCCGCGGCAAGCGAATAACCGGCGGGGACACTGGAGCACCAGCGATCACAGACCGTCGAGAGGAGCCCGACCGTGCAGCGGAAGGCGTACGTACCCGGCACCGCCGCCCTCCTCGCGGCGCTGCTGGCCGGCTGCACGAGCGGCTCCGGGGACGCCGATCCGGCGGACAACGCCAATCCGGGCGACGCCGGCACGACCGCGGTCGCCGCCCAGCCCGGCAAGTACCGCACGCTGCCCGAGCCCTGCGGCGCGGTCGGCCACGACAACCTGGCCGCGCTGCTGCCCGGCATCCAGCAGATCACCGACCCCGACCAGCGGGACAAGGCCTACCAGGGCGAGGCCACCCTCACGTACGACACCGACCGCAAGGTCGGCTGCCGCTGGAAGGTCGAGTCGGCCGGCGCCACGGACCGCCTGTCGGTCGACTTCGAGCGCGTCGTGTCGTACGACAACGCGGTCAGCGACGACGACCAGGCGCAGAAGCTGTTCCAGGAGAAGGAGACGGCCGCCGACCTCCCCGAGCCGAGCGGCGCCGCGGCGACGGCCGCCGTGCCGGCGGCCACCCCCTCCACGGCGGACTCCACGGACCCCTCCGCGGGCGAGGACAGCTCCCCGTCCGCGACGCGGTCCTCCCCGGCGGCCTCGGCGTCCTCGGCGTCACCCGCCGGCGCCCCGCCCGCCGACCTCCAGCCGCGCGCCCTGACCGACCTCGGTGACGAGGCGTATCTGGACGACCAGCTCAGCACGTCCGTCTCGACGGCCGAACAGCGGACGGTGACTGTGGTGTTCCGCACGTCCAACGTCGTCGTCACCCTCCAGTACGAGGAGCAGCCGACGGCCACCGGAACGGTCCCGGACAGCAAGGAAATGCAGGACAGGGCCGGTGAGCTGGCCTCTCAACTGGCCGACGCGTTCACCGGTTGACGGCCGTCACGGCCTCACCTCCGCCCGCCCGCAAAGGAGTCGGACGCGAACCGCACAGCTCCTTCACCGCGTACCGTGGCCCCGCAGGAACCCGCACGAACACCGAGCGTCATGAGTGAAGGAACCATGCAGCGAGCAGCCCAGCGAGACGACCGTGCCCCGGAGGTACCTCCCACGCCGTCTAGGCAGTCGGGGAGCGACCGGCGGGCCAGGCGCCTGCGCCGCGCCCTTGTCTGCGCGGCCGCCGTCCCGGCGCTGCTGATCACGGCCGCGTGCTCCTCCGACTCCGGGGACTCCAAGGCCAAGGCCGGCAGCGAGGGCACACCGCAGTCCACGGCCGGCAGCACCACGCCCTCGGCGAGCGCGTCCCCGACCGTGCGGCCCGCCGCCTATCACAAGCTTCCCGAGCCCTGCGGTGCGCTGTCGAAGAAGACCCTGACCGAACTGGTGCCCAAGGGTGCGAAGTCGGGCAAGGACGGCAGCTCGGACGACCCGTCGGCACGCTCCTCCTGCTCCTGGGACAGCCTGGACAACAACGGCGTCAAGGGCTCCCAGTTCCGCTGGCTGCACGTCTCCCTGCTGCGCTTCGACTCGGACGCCACGCGCGGCTCCGGCGACGACCAGGCCCACACGTACTTCGGCCGGCAGTCCGAGGACGCGAAGGCCGTGGACGGCGCCAAGAACGTCAAGGTCGTCCCGCTGAGCGGCACGGGCGCGGAGGCCACCGCGGTGCGCTACGACCTGAAGAAGAAGGAAGGCCTCTTCCGGCAGCAGACGGCCGTCGCCCGGGTCGAGAACGTCGTCGTCACCGTGGACTACAACGGCGCCGGTCTCGCGGGTGAGAAGACCCCGTCCGCCGACGACCTGACGAAGGCCGCGGAGAAGGCCCTGAAGGAGGCGGTCGCGTCCGTCTCCGCGGCCAACGGTGAGGGTTCCGCGCAGAATTCGGCGACGACGCCGCCCGCGTCGCCGTCCGCGTCGGCGTCGGCGTCCAGGACGGCGTCGCACTCACCGTCCGGGGCGCCGTCGAAGTCCGCCTCCGAGGCGCCGTCGAAGTCGCCCTCGGCGAGGGCGTCCGCGGCCAAGGCGGCCGTCGCGAAGAGCTGACCGGAGGGCCGTGGCGGCCTACCGACAGCGCGTTCGCCGCACACGTGTGCCACTCTGTTGCGCGCAACAACACGCAAGGGGAGGGGAGTACGAGTGGCCGCGCCACTGCCGCAGCTCACTCGGATGCACCGCGTACTCATCGGCGTGGTCGTGACCGGCGCTTTGATCATCGCCGGGATCGGCTTCGCCGGCTCGTACGCGGCCGTCCGTGAGCTGGCCGTCAAGAAGGGCTTCGGGAACTTCTCCTATGTGTTCCCGGTGGGTATCGACGCGGGCATCTGTGTCCTGCTCTCCCTCGACCTGCTGCTGACCTGGATCCGCATCCCGTTCCCGCTCCTGCGCCAGACGGCGTGGCTCCTGACGGCGGCGACGATCGCCTTCAACGGCGCCGCCGCCTGGCCGGACCCGCTGGGCGTGGGCATGCACGCGGTGATCCCCATCCTGTTCGTCGTGTCCGTGGAAGCCGCCCGCCACGCGGTCGGCCGCATCGCCGACATCACGGCGGACAAGCACATGGAGGGAGTCCGCCTCACCCGCTGGCTCCTCTCCCCGCTCCCCACGTTCCTGCTGTGGCGCCGCATGAAGCTGTGGGAGCTGCGCTCCTACGAGCAGGTCATCAAGCTGGAGCAGGAACGTCTCGTCTACCAGGCCCGCCTGCGTTCCCGGTTCGGCCGGGCCTGGCGCCGCAAGGCCCCGGTGGAGTCCCTGATGCCCCTGCGCCTGGCCCGCTACGGCGTTCCCCTGGCGGAGACGGCCCCGGCGGGCCTGGCGGCGGCGGGCATCGACCCGGCGCTCCTGCCGTCGGCCCCGCGACCGGCGCAGCCGGCGAGGGCGGCCGGTCCGGCCGCCCTCGCGGGCGGAGCCGGGGCGGCGCCCGCCCCGCAGCGGGCGGAGCCGTCCGGCGAGCAGCGCCCCGAGCCGCCCGTGGACGAGGAGAGCCCCTGGTTCCAGGCGCCGCGGGAGATCGAGTACCACGGCGGCTACGACCCGGCCTACGAGCCGCCCCCCGAGCCGCAGTACGAACCCGAGGAACAGTACGAGGACTGGTACGACGAGCAGCCCCCGGAGCAGTTCCAGCAGCCCTCCCCGGAGGAGACCGGCAGCTTCCCCATCCCGGTGGGCCCGCACCGCACCCGTGAACTGGGCGAGGGCGGCGGCATCCCGGAGCCGGAGCCGACCGAGGAGGACTACTACCAGGTCTTCCGCAAGTCGATCGACGGCAGCTATCCCACGGCCGCCCAGTTCCGGGACGACGTGGAGGCGACCTTCGGCATCGCGCTGCCCCTCCAGGAGGCCACCCGCATGGTGAACCGTTTCACCAACCGGCACACGGCGCAGCTCCAGGACGACCACATCGCCTGAGAGACGACGGCATGACGGCATGAGGAAGGGGCCCTCCGCGGAGGGCCCCTTCCTCATGCGCCGTGACTCACGCGCCGTGACTCACGCGCTCACTGACGCGCCGTCACTCCCCGAGCAGCTCCCGCACCCGCTCCTGCCCCACGGCGAGCAGCAGCGTGGGCAGCCGGGGGCCGGTGTCCCGCCCGACCAGCAGGTGGTACAGCAGGGCGAAGAACGCCCGCTGGGCCGTCTTGATCTCAGCCGGCAGCTCCTTGGGCGTGGCGTCGGCGGAGAAGCCGGCCTGCACCTTCGGCACGCCGTACACGAGGTGGGTCAGCCCGTCGAGCGACCAGTTCGCGGCGAGCCCGTCGAGCAGCAGCCGCAGCGACTCACGGGAGGCGTCGTCGAGGGACTTCAGCAGCTCGGCGTCCGGCTCGGCCCGGACGACGGTCCGCTGGTCGGCGGGCACCTGGGTGTTGATCCACGCCTCGGCCCGGTCGAATCGCGGGCGGACCTCGTCCAGCGAGGCCAGCGGCTGCTCCGGGTCCAGCTCGGACAGGATCCGCAGCGCCTGGTCCTCGTGCCCGGCGGTGATGTCGGCGACGGACGCGAGCGTGCGGTACGGCAGCGGACGCGGCGTCCGCGGCAGGTCACCGGCGGCGGTGCCGACGGCCCGCGCGTGGGCGGCGACGTCCGCGGGCAGGGCGGAGCCGTCGGCGACCTTGCCCGCCAGCTTGTCCCACTCGTCGTACAGCCGCTGGATCTCCTGGTCGAAAGCGATCTTGAAGGACTGGTTGGGCCGGCGCCGGGCGTACAGCCAGCGCAGAAGCTGCGGCTCCATGATCTTCAGCGCGTCCGCCGGGGTCGGCACCCCGCCGCGCGAGGACGACATCTTGGCCATGCCGCTGATGCCGACGAAGGCGTACATGGGCCCGATCGGCTGCTTGCCGCCGAAGATGCCGACGATCTGCCCGCCGACCTGGAAGGACGACCCCGGGGAGGAGTGGTCGACGCCGCTGGGCTCGAAGACGACGCCCTCGTACGCCCACCGCATCGGCCAGTCGACCTTCCAGACCAGCTTGCCGCGGTCGAACTCGCTGAGCCGCACGGTCTCCGAGAAACCGCACACGGTGCACGTGTACGACAGCTCGGTGCTGTCGTCGTCGTAGGAGGTGACCGTCGTCAGGTCCTTCTCGCAGTTGCCGCAGTACGGCTTGTACGGGAAGTACCCGGCGGAGCCGGAGCTGCCGTCGTCCTCGGCCGCGGCGCCGGAGCCCTCCGCGGCCTCCAGCTCGGCCTCGTCCAGCGGCTTCTGCTGCTGCTTCTTGGCCGGGGCCTTCTTCGTGCGGTACTGGTCGAGGATCGCGTCGATGTCACCGCGGTGCTTCATGGCGTGCAGGATCTGCTCGCGGTAGGCGCCCGAGGTGTACTGCGCGGTCTGGCTGATCCCGTCGAACTCGACGCCCAGCTCGGCCAGCGACTCGGTCATCGCCGCCTTGAAGTGCTCGGCCCAGTTCGGGTGCGGGGAGCCCTTCGGCGCCGGGACCGAGGTCAGCGGCTTGCCGAGGTGCTCGGCCCAGGACTCGTCGACGCCCGCGACGCCGGCCGGCACCTTGCGGTAGCGGTCGTAGTCGTCCCAGGAGATCAGGTGCCGCACCCGGTGACCGCGGCGGCGGATCTCGTCGGCGACCAGGTGCGGGGTCATGACCTCCCGCAGGTTTCCGAGGTGGATCGGGCCGGAGGGGGAAAGGCCGGACGCGACGACGATCGCCGCGGCCTCGGGGTCCGGCGTCACTTTGCCGGGGGCACGGCGCTCCGACTCCTCGATGACCTCATCCGCGAAACGGGAGACCCAGTCGGTGGTCTCGGTGCTCTGAGCCACGATCGGCACGTCCTTCTTTCTGAACGGGTGACACCCCATTGTCACAGACCCGCTCGCGACCAGGAAAATCACTTTGCCCCCCATGGGATACTGGCCGGGTCTATCCATCCGACGAGGAGAACGGCACCCCTTCCTATGGCCTCGGTCACGTCCCTCACCGATTCCGTCCAGCAGCGCCTCGCGTCCGCCCTCTCGGCCACCCTGCCGGAGGCCGCCGACGCCGACCCGCTGCTGCGACGAAGCGACCGGGCGGACTACCAGGCCAACGGCATCCTCGCGCTCGCCAAGAAGACCAAGGCCAACCCGCGGGAGCTGGCCGCCCAGGTCGTCGCCCGCGTCGAGTCCGGCGACCTGATCAAGGACATCGAGGTCTCGGGCCCCGGCTTCCTGAACATCACCATCGGCGACAGCGCCATCACCACCACGCTGGCGGAGCGCTACGCGGACGAGACCGGCCGCCTCGGCGTGCCGTACGCCGCCACGCCCGGTACGACGGTGATCGACTACGCCCAGCCGAACGTGGCGAAGGAGATGCACGTCGGCCACCTGCGGAGCGCGGTGATCGGCGACTCGGTGGTGGAGCTGCTGGAGTTCACCGGCGAGAACGTGGTCCGGCGGCACCACATCGGCGACTGGGGCACCCAGTTCGGCATGCTCATCCAGTACCTGGACGAGCACCCGCACGAGCTGGACCACAAGGACGCCCAGATCTCGGGCGAGGAGGCGATGTCGAACCTCGACCGCCTCTACAAGGCCGCGCGCAGGCTGTTCGACTCCGACGAGGCGTTCAAGACGCGGGCCCGCCGCCGGGTGGTCGACCTCCAGGCCGGCGACCCGCACACGCTCGCCGTGTGGCAGCGGTTCGTGGACGAGTCGAAGATCTACTTCTTCTCCGTCTTCGAGAAGCTGGACATGGAGGTCCGGGACGCCGACATCGTCGGCGAGTCCGGCTACAACGACATGCTGGCCGAGACCTGCCGCCTGCTGGAGGAGTCGGGCGTGGCCGTCCGCTCCGAGGGCGCCCTCTGCGTCTTCTTCGAGGACATCAAGGGCCCGGACGGCGACCCGGTCCCGCTGATCGTGCAGAAGTCGGACGGCGGCTACGGCTACGCGGCCACCGACCTGTCCGCGATCCGTGACCGCGTCTTCAACCTGAAGGCGAGCACCCTGCTCTACGTCGTCGACGCCCGCCAGGCGCTGCACTTCCGGATGGTCTTCGAGACCGCCCGCCGGGCCGGCTGGCTGAACGACGACGTCACCGCGGTCCAGCTCGCCTTCGGCACGGTCCTCGGCAAGGACGGCAAGCCGTTCAAGACGCGTGAGGGCGAGACGGTCCGCCTGGTCGACCTGCTCGACGAGGCGATCGAGCGCGCGTCGGCCGTGGTCCGCGAGAAGGCCCAGGACCTCTCCGAGGAGGAGATCGCCGAGCGGGGCGCCCAGGTGGGCATCGGCGCGGTGAAGTACGCCGACCTGTCGACGTCGGCGAACCGGGACTACAAGTTCGACCTGGACCAGATGGTCTCGCTGCACGGCGACACGTCCGTCTACCTCCAGTACGCCTACGCCCGTATCCGGTCGATCCTGCGCAAGGCCGGCGAGGTCCGCCCGGCGGCCCGCCCGGAGCTGGCCCTGGCCGACGCCGAGCGCGCCCTCGGCCTGCACCTGGACTCCTTCGCGGAGGCCGTGGCGGAGGCGGCCAGGGAGTACGCCCCGCACAAGCTGGCGGCGTACCTCTACCAGCTTGCGTCCCTGTTCACGACGTTCTACGACAAGTGCCCGGTCCTGCGGGCCGAGACGCCGGAGCAGGTGCAGAACCGCCTCTTCCTGTGCGACGTGACGGCCCGCACCCTGCACCGGGGCATGGCCCTGCTGGGCATCCGGACCCCCGAGAAGCTCTGATCCGCAGCCCTTAGAGTCTGTGGAGACCCTCTCCACAGACCGAAAGGCGACCCGATGCCCGAGCCCGTCCCCGATCCGACCGTGGCCCACTTCGGCGCGGACGGCATGCGCCGGTTCACGGTGCCCGGCTCGTACGGGATACGGCTGCCCGACACGGCCCGTGAGGTCCTGGCGGCCACCGGTGTTCCCCTGCACGTGACGCCGTACTTCACGGCGGCCGGTGACACCGACGGGCCCACCCTGGGCATGACCGCCGGGCACCGCGGAGTGCGGGCGCCCGCCGGGCGGGAGGACTGGCTGCGGATCGGCACGGACCCGCTGGCGCATCTGTGCGTGCGGCCGGACGGCGCGGTGCAGGCGGTGTTCGTGGGGCTGGAGGAGGACGACATGTTCGTCAGCTCCGGCGTCCCGGAGTTCAACGCCGCGCTGGCGGCGCTGGACCGACGGCTCCCGGTGATCGCCGCCTCGACCAGCCTGCCGGTGGCCGCGGCGGCGTTCCGCGAGCTGAACGCCGAACTGCGGCAGATCGACGCCGACGCCTTCGCGGAGCGCGAGAGCTGGTGGCCGAAGGTCCTGGACGACGTGCGGCACACCCTCAACTTCCCGTTCTCGTCGGCGTTCGAGTACGTCGACGCGGCGGGCGACAAGCGAATCGTCACCGACGCGACGGGCCCGGGACGCCCGCACCCCGAGGAGCTGGTCTGGCACCGGCTGCGGGCGGAAGGCGTCGCTCCCGAGCAGGTGCGGCGCGTCTACTGCGAGCTGGAACCCTGCATGATGCCGGGCCACTACTGCGCCGCATGGCTGCAAACCACCTTCCCCCACGCGGAGTTCACTCACAGCTTCGACTACGGCTCCACCGCCGGGTCCCGTGAGGAGGGACTCAAGGAGTTGATCACGTACGCGGCGGAGCAGGCGGACCGCGGGTGACACCGCCGGGAGGGACGGCGTCGGGAGAGGGGCAACCGCCCGTGGCCGAGGAGAAGTGGGGGCGCCCGGCGGCGGGACGCGAGCCTGCCGCCGCGGCCCTGCTGGCCTGGCTGGCCGACGCGGACGCGCCCCGGCTGTGTCTGGTGACCGGGAGCGCGGGCTGTGGCAAGTCGACGCTGCTGGCCTGGCTGGTGGGACACGGCACGCGGCCGGGAGTGCGCGCGGAACGCCGGGTGCACGGCTTCGTCCCGCTGGCCGGTGAAAGCGTGCTCACGGCCACGTGGACACTGGCTCAGCAGCTACTCGTGTCCGCGCGCACCCCGGGCGAGCTGGTGAGCGCGTTGGCCGCGGACAAACGCCCCACGGTGCTGGTGCTGCCGGAGCTGCACGCGGCCGACGACCCGGCGACGGTCGCGGAACTCGTCCTGCGGCTGCTGGAGTCGCGGCACGTCCGGCTGATCGTGGAACTGCGCGGCGGCGGTTGCCCGGTCCATGGCCTCCTGGCCGGGCGTGCCGCGGTGATGGACCTCGACGAGGCACGGTGGACCGACCCGGAGCGGTACGCGCTGTGGGCCGCGGCCGGCGGCTCCGCCGCCCGGCCGGCCGACGCGGGAACCGGAACACCGCTTCCCCCTGCCGACCTGGATGATCCCGCGGCGGTCTGTGCCGCGGACCCGTGGCAGGTGACGCGCCTGTACGAGCGCTCCGGGCACGACCACGGCGGTCTGCGGACGGCGTGGTTGCGGGCGGGAGCGTCCCTGACCCGTGCACGGGACTCCGCGGAACGGGCCCTGGTCCTGCTGGCCGCATCGGGTGACGACGTCGATCCGCGACTCCCGCGGAGGCTCGCGGACCTGGCCGGGGGCGCCGCGTGGCAGGTCGTCTGGCGCAGGGTGCGCGGGGACGTCCGGCCGCCGTGGCCGGGGCCGGCACACGCGCTCTCGGCCGGGCGCGGGGAACTCGCCGGGATCGTACTCGTGGCCGACCACCAGGGAACGGTCCGCCTGGTGGACGAGAAGGACGCCGGTCCGGTCGGCCGACTGCCGCGGCCCGTGCGGCGGGCGCGCACCGTGGCCGCCGGGTCCGACGGGACGGTGTTCCTCCTCGACGGACGCACAGGGGCTGCCGCACACCCGGCGCGGTCCCGCCACGTCGAGAGCCACGGGTCTCTCGGCGCTGCTGGCCGACGGCCCCACGCCTCACGAACGCCTGGTCCAGGCCGCGGCGACCCGGCTGGGGCGGCCGGCCGAGGCGTTGGCGGTCGCCGAGGCACTGCTCGCCGTGGCGGACGACACGGGGCGGGTACACGCCTTCCCGACGGACGGGAACGGTGACGGTCCACCGGCGCATACGGTCCGGTTGCACGAAGGAGACGTCACCGCTCTGGCCGCGCTGGACCTCGCCGTGTCCGACGACGCGAGCGTCCCCCTGATCTACAGCGGTGGTGCCGACGGGACGGTGCGGGCCTGGAGCCCCGGGGCCGAGCCGCCGGCTTCTCCTGTCCGGGCGCGGTCATGCCCGGTGACGGCCTTGGCCGCCGCGGCCTCGGACGCCGGCCCGGTGCTCGCCGTCGGGTGGGCGGACGGGCTGGTCGAGTGCCACTCCCTGGACGACGGCGCGGTCCGCGTCTTTCGCCCCGGTCCTCCGGTGCGTTCGCTCGCCGTGACGTCCTCCGGTCTTCTCCTGGTCGGCACGGACGAGACCTTGGTGTGCCTGCGCCCATCCTGAACTCCCCGCACTCGTCCGGTGCCTGCCGGGTGCGGGTTGTCACAGCCACGCCATGGAACGCGTGCGGCCCTTGCGCCCGCACGGCCGCCTCCCGTTAGGGTCTCCCTGTTCCTAGGATGATCATGAGAACGAGGGGGCGTCACGGGGGATGGGCTACACGCTGCCCGGCTGGCTGGACGAGGTCCTGGACTTCATAGGCATCAACTTCCCGAACGTCGACGAGGACGATTACCGCGAGATGGCCGACGCCATGCGGGAGTTCGCCGACAAGTTCGAGGGGCACGGCGCGGACGCGCACAAGGCCGTGGAGCGCGTCCTGTCCTCCTCCCAGGGGTGGGCCGTCGATGCGATGGAGAAGCACTGGTCCCAGGTCAAGGCCGGCCACCTGGACAAGATCCCGGAACTGGCCCGGTTGTTCGGGGAGGCCTGCGACGTCGTCGCCGACATCATCTTCGGCATGAAGACCAAGGCCGAGGCCGAACTCGCCGTCATGGCGGGCTCGGTGGGCCTCTCGGTCGGGCTGGCGT contains:
- the lysS gene encoding lysine--tRNA ligase; this encodes MPIVAQSTETTDWVSRFADEVIEESERRAPGKVTPDPEAAAIVVASGLSPSGPIHLGNLREVMTPHLVADEIRRRGHRVRHLISWDDYDRYRKVPAGVAGVDESWAEHLGKPLTSVPAPKGSPHPNWAEHFKAAMTESLAELGVEFDGISQTAQYTSGAYREQILHAMKHRGDIDAILDQYRTKKAPAKKQQQKPLDEAELEAAEGSGAAAEDDGSSGSAGYFPYKPYCGNCEKDLTTVTSYDDDSTELSYTCTVCGFSETVRLSEFDRGKLVWKVDWPMRWAYEGVVFEPSGVDHSSPGSSFQVGGQIVGIFGGKQPIGPMYAFVGISGMAKMSSSRGGVPTPADALKIMEPQLLRWLYARRRPNQSFKIAFDQEIQRLYDEWDKLAGKVADGSALPADVAAHARAVGTAAGDLPRTPRPLPYRTLASVADITAGHEDQALRILSELDPEQPLASLDEVRPRFDRAEAWINTQVPADQRTVVRAEPDAELLKSLDDASRESLRLLLDGLAANWSLDGLTHLVYGVPKVQAGFSADATPKELPAEIKTAQRAFFALLYHLLVGRDTGPRLPTLLLAVGQERVRELLGE
- a CDS encoding TetR/AcrR family transcriptional regulator; the protein is MTNSVDRRVRASQKRRRLTAAAARVLHGQGVERTTLADIAREAGVPAGNVYYYFKTKDELVRAALSEHRAHLDELTAALEESADPRDRLKGLVKAWVDQRETAARHGCPTGTLAVELGKRADGTLDAEAGAVIRHLLDWAAAQFRALALPAPDDLALTLVSAYQGMSLLANALRDPTVMTREGARLLRWLDALGGPDGPDGPGAR
- a CDS encoding DUF3558 domain-containing protein; translated protein: MQRKAYVPGTAALLAALLAGCTSGSGDADPADNANPGDAGTTAVAAQPGKYRTLPEPCGAVGHDNLAALLPGIQQITDPDQRDKAYQGEATLTYDTDRKVGCRWKVESAGATDRLSVDFERVVSYDNAVSDDDQAQKLFQEKETAADLPEPSGAAATAAVPAATPSTADSTDPSAGEDSSPSATRSSPAASASSASPAGAPPADLQPRALTDLGDEAYLDDQLSTSVSTAEQRTVTVVFRTSNVVVTLQYEEQPTATGTVPDSKEMQDRAGELASQLADAFTG
- a CDS encoding DUF2637 domain-containing protein, whose amino-acid sequence is MHRVLIGVVVTGALIIAGIGFAGSYAAVRELAVKKGFGNFSYVFPVGIDAGICVLLSLDLLLTWIRIPFPLLRQTAWLLTAATIAFNGAAAWPDPLGVGMHAVIPILFVVSVEAARHAVGRIADITADKHMEGVRLTRWLLSPLPTFLLWRRMKLWELRSYEQVIKLEQERLVYQARLRSRFGRAWRRKAPVESLMPLRLARYGVPLAETAPAGLAAAGIDPALLPSAPRPAQPARAAGPAALAGGAGAAPAPQRAEPSGEQRPEPPVDEESPWFQAPREIEYHGGYDPAYEPPPEPQYEPEEQYEDWYDEQPPEQFQQPSPEETGSFPIPVGPHRTRELGEGGGIPEPEPTEEDYYQVFRKSIDGSYPTAAQFRDDVEATFGIALPLQEATRMVNRFTNRHTAQLQDDHIA
- a CDS encoding DUF3558 family protein, producing the protein MQRAAQRDDRAPEVPPTPSRQSGSDRRARRLRRALVCAAAVPALLITAACSSDSGDSKAKAGSEGTPQSTAGSTTPSASASPTVRPAAYHKLPEPCGALSKKTLTELVPKGAKSGKDGSSDDPSARSSCSWDSLDNNGVKGSQFRWLHVSLLRFDSDATRGSGDDQAHTYFGRQSEDAKAVDGAKNVKVVPLSGTGAEATAVRYDLKKKEGLFRQQTAVARVENVVVTVDYNGAGLAGEKTPSADDLTKAAEKALKEAVASVSAANGEGSAQNSATTPPASPSASASASRTASHSPSGAPSKSASEAPSKSPSARASAAKAAVAKS
- a CDS encoding nucleic acid/nucleotide deaminase domain-containing protein, with amino-acid sequence MPEPVPDPTVAHFGADGMRRFTVPGSYGIRLPDTAREVLAATGVPLHVTPYFTAAGDTDGPTLGMTAGHRGVRAPAGREDWLRIGTDPLAHLCVRPDGAVQAVFVGLEEDDMFVSSGVPEFNAALAALDRRLPVIAASTSLPVAAAAFRELNAELRQIDADAFAERESWWPKVLDDVRHTLNFPFSSAFEYVDAAGDKRIVTDATGPGRPHPEELVWHRLRAEGVAPEQVRRVYCELEPCMMPGHYCAAWLQTTFPHAEFTHSFDYGSTAGSREEGLKELITYAAEQADRG
- the argS gene encoding arginine--tRNA ligase, yielding MASVTSLTDSVQQRLASALSATLPEAADADPLLRRSDRADYQANGILALAKKTKANPRELAAQVVARVESGDLIKDIEVSGPGFLNITIGDSAITTTLAERYADETGRLGVPYAATPGTTVIDYAQPNVAKEMHVGHLRSAVIGDSVVELLEFTGENVVRRHHIGDWGTQFGMLIQYLDEHPHELDHKDAQISGEEAMSNLDRLYKAARRLFDSDEAFKTRARRRVVDLQAGDPHTLAVWQRFVDESKIYFFSVFEKLDMEVRDADIVGESGYNDMLAETCRLLEESGVAVRSEGALCVFFEDIKGPDGDPVPLIVQKSDGGYGYAATDLSAIRDRVFNLKASTLLYVVDARQALHFRMVFETARRAGWLNDDVTAVQLAFGTVLGKDGKPFKTREGETVRLVDLLDEAIERASAVVREKAQDLSEEEIAERGAQVGIGAVKYADLSTSANRDYKFDLDQMVSLHGDTSVYLQYAYARIRSILRKAGEVRPAARPELALADAERALGLHLDSFAEAVAEAAREYAPHKLAAYLYQLASLFTTFYDKCPVLRAETPEQVQNRLFLCDVTARTLHRGMALLGIRTPEKL
- a CDS encoding RtcB family protein: MSYVEIPGARTPIRMWTDPAAVEDVALRQLQNVATLPWIKGLAVMPDVHYGKGATVGSVIAMQDAVCPAAVGVDIGCGMSAVRTSLTAGDLPGDLSRLRSKIEQAIPVGRGMHEDPVEPGGFHGLATSGWEDFWGRFDGVADAVHFRRSRAVAQMGTLGSGNHFVEVCVSDDDSVWLMLHSGSRNIGKELAEHHIGVARQLPHNQGLVDRDLAIFVADTPQMAAYRNDLFWAQEYAKYNRTLMMALLKDVVRKEFKKARPVFEPEISCHHNYVSEERYDGMDLLVTRKGAIRAGSGEYGIIPGSMGTGSYIVRGLGNELAFNSASHGAGRRMSRNAAKRRFSAQDLEEQTRGVECRKDSGVVDEIPAAYKPIEQVIDQQRDLVQVVAKLKQVVCVKG